The Corynebacterium renale genome includes a region encoding these proteins:
- a CDS encoding lysophospholipid acyltransferase family protein, whose product MQNKWYSVIKGIVGPFLRVYNRPKLVGGDNIPEHGAAIMASNHQSVADSFFFPLVCDRQLTFPAKSEYFTGTGVVGAAQRWFFTAVGQVPVERTSEDAGARMLEAAQTVLDRGDLFGIYPEGTRSPDGRIYRGRTGMARIAMATGQQVIPVGMVGSRDANPIGSWVLRPKKVEVRIGEPIDPHAWAHENGYDISDHETARAFTDHVMHELARLTGYPYVDVYASDVKKSLEAGEGYPEGARPGDEMYFH is encoded by the coding sequence ATGCAGAATAAATGGTATTCCGTCATTAAAGGCATAGTTGGTCCCTTCTTGCGGGTGTACAACAGGCCGAAGCTCGTTGGCGGTGACAATATTCCAGAACACGGCGCGGCAATTATGGCCTCGAACCACCAGTCAGTAGCAGACTCTTTCTTTTTCCCGCTCGTCTGCGATAGGCAATTGACATTTCCCGCAAAGTCCGAATACTTCACCGGCACTGGGGTAGTGGGTGCTGCTCAGCGATGGTTTTTTACAGCAGTCGGCCAGGTCCCCGTGGAGCGCACTTCAGAGGACGCTGGCGCCAGAATGCTGGAAGCGGCGCAAACAGTATTAGATCGTGGCGATCTTTTTGGAATTTACCCTGAAGGAACCCGATCTCCGGATGGTCGAATTTACCGGGGACGCACCGGCATGGCCCGGATTGCGATGGCTACGGGCCAGCAGGTGATACCGGTGGGTATGGTCGGTTCGCGTGATGCTAATCCCATCGGGTCGTGGGTTCTTCGTCCCAAGAAGGTGGAAGTGCGTATCGGTGAGCCAATTGACCCTCACGCGTGGGCCCATGAAAACGGATATGACATATCCGACCATGAAACTGCACGGGCTTTCACTGATCATGTGATGCATGAACTAGCCCGGCTTACCGGGTACCCGTATGTGGACGTTTATGCTTCGGACGTCAAGAAGTCATTGGAAGCGGGAGAGGGGTACCCCGAAGGCGCGCGTCCCGGCGACGAAATGTACTTTCACTAG
- a CDS encoding glycosyltransferase family 4 protein: protein MYSQEQNSPTVLLVTNDFPPRIGGIQSYLRDYISFLDPERTIVFASTQDADQAREWDSTVPYTVVRYPHSVMLPTPDVQRTMRTLIRDYGVDTVWFGAAAPLGLLGKAARAAGAKRVVATTHGHEVGWSMIPGARHILGLIGKHADAITYIAQYTQTRFKRAFEAYRDPSHSLEWVWMPSGVDTQTFHPASQQTVGRVRAEFGLAEGVPLIVCSSRLVPRKGQDSLIRALQHIPDAHVIIVGEGRYRDALEALAKPVADRVHFTGKVSLDCLVDVLGAADIYAMPARTRGWGLDVEGLGIVYLEAQACGVPVVVGSSGGAPETVVPDSAVVVDGQDISMLIDVLSELIADPTRRAAMGKAGRKHVENTWTWQNMASIVRDVMRIPGAENA from the coding sequence ATGTACTCACAGGAGCAGAATTCCCCGACTGTCTTGCTCGTGACCAACGATTTTCCCCCGCGCATCGGTGGTATCCAAAGCTACTTGCGTGACTACATTTCTTTTCTCGACCCAGAACGCACGATAGTTTTCGCGTCTACCCAAGACGCTGACCAAGCCCGTGAATGGGATTCGACAGTACCTTATACAGTCGTACGGTATCCCCATTCCGTCATGCTTCCCACCCCTGACGTACAACGCACAATGCGTACGCTTATTCGGGACTATGGGGTTGATACCGTGTGGTTCGGTGCCGCCGCCCCCTTGGGACTTTTGGGGAAAGCTGCGAGGGCTGCCGGGGCTAAGCGTGTAGTGGCTACGACGCACGGTCATGAAGTCGGATGGTCGATGATTCCGGGAGCCCGCCACATTTTAGGGCTCATCGGCAAGCACGCTGATGCCATCACCTACATAGCCCAGTACACCCAAACGCGCTTCAAGAGGGCCTTCGAGGCCTATCGCGACCCGTCTCATTCTCTGGAGTGGGTGTGGATGCCTTCGGGCGTCGATACGCAAACCTTCCATCCCGCAAGCCAGCAGACAGTCGGCCGTGTTCGCGCAGAGTTCGGGCTCGCAGAAGGTGTCCCACTTATTGTTTGCAGCTCACGGTTGGTACCCCGGAAAGGCCAGGATTCTCTGATCCGGGCGTTGCAGCACATCCCCGATGCGCACGTCATCATCGTGGGGGAGGGGCGTTACCGAGACGCGCTGGAAGCGTTAGCAAAGCCCGTCGCAGACCGAGTGCACTTCACCGGAAAAGTCTCCCTGGATTGTTTGGTCGACGTCTTAGGCGCAGCCGACATCTACGCCATGCCGGCTCGGACACGGGGCTGGGGCTTGGATGTAGAAGGCCTGGGAATTGTTTACCTTGAGGCGCAAGCGTGTGGCGTACCCGTGGTCGTGGGATCGTCCGGTGGCGCCCCGGAAACAGTCGTGCCGGATAGTGCGGTTGTGGTTGACGGGCAGGATATTTCCATGCTTATCGACGTCCTTTCGGAGCTCATCGCCGACCCGACACGAAGAGCAGCCATGGGCAAGGCCGGCCGAAAGCATGTTGAAAACACGTGGACGTGGCAAAATATGGCCTCAATTGTGCGAGATGTCATGCGTATTCCCGGTGCGGAAAACGCGTAG
- a CDS encoding glycosyltransferase 87 family protein: MSSVVVLCLVLDPYVLSDDHPIGLRHFTDYPVYVGGGRAFLQGEDIYDISIPTGDISLPFTYPPFAALLFAALSPLPLTFGAIALVILNVLLILWVVSIAWQACVGASRAAAWSWTLVVSPLVLLTEPVVDTITFGQINIILLAFVIADTCVPRLRGATLLGIPSGVLTGVATSIKLTPAVFGLYFLLRRDWKGLGWMAASTVGCTALAAFIRPDLSAQYWGTTLGSPERIGNLAYATNQSWQGVLSRSGIGEARWLWGGLVVVSIVIIAAAMRGQIVRGNVVSAVALNGLIALVCSPVAWTHHWVWAIVLILPMVLRPPIAFGTVLGLALGVALIIRPHWLASPGDPYEVVWSHWPVSNSYVLLAMVIAIVAAFWPQLFAQEPERTKQQ, from the coding sequence GTGTCTTCTGTCGTGGTTTTGTGTTTAGTCCTCGACCCGTATGTGCTTTCCGACGACCACCCCATCGGTTTACGGCACTTCACCGATTATCCCGTCTATGTCGGTGGCGGCCGCGCATTTCTGCAGGGTGAAGATATTTACGATATCTCCATTCCCACCGGCGACATATCCCTCCCCTTTACCTATCCGCCGTTTGCGGCGCTGCTCTTTGCGGCACTCTCCCCGCTTCCGTTAACGTTCGGCGCGATCGCCCTCGTAATACTGAACGTGCTGCTCATCCTGTGGGTGGTATCGATCGCATGGCAGGCGTGCGTTGGAGCTTCACGTGCTGCCGCATGGAGTTGGACGCTTGTTGTTTCTCCGCTCGTCCTTCTCACCGAGCCGGTTGTGGATACGATCACGTTTGGCCAGATAAACATCATTTTGCTGGCCTTTGTCATTGCTGACACTTGCGTGCCACGGCTGCGGGGCGCCACCTTGCTGGGGATCCCTTCCGGTGTCCTGACGGGCGTAGCTACGTCAATTAAGCTGACTCCGGCTGTATTCGGATTGTATTTCCTCCTTCGACGCGACTGGAAAGGATTAGGATGGATGGCGGCATCTACCGTGGGCTGCACGGCGCTCGCCGCGTTTATCCGCCCAGATTTATCGGCCCAGTACTGGGGTACAACCTTGGGTTCCCCGGAGCGGATAGGAAATCTTGCTTACGCCACAAACCAGTCGTGGCAGGGGGTGCTCAGCCGCTCGGGAATTGGTGAAGCCCGGTGGCTATGGGGAGGTTTGGTCGTCGTCAGTATTGTCATTATTGCTGCTGCGATGCGGGGCCAGATTGTTCGTGGCAACGTCGTTTCTGCTGTTGCGCTTAACGGGCTTATTGCCCTTGTGTGTTCCCCGGTGGCATGGACCCACCACTGGGTGTGGGCGATCGTGTTGATTTTACCCATGGTGCTTCGCCCACCCATAGCTTTCGGAACCGTACTGGGCCTAGCGCTCGGGGTGGCTCTGATAATTAGGCCACATTGGCTCGCGAGTCCAGGCGACCCCTACGAGGTCGTGTGGTCCCACTGGCCTGTCAGCAACAGTTATGTTCTTCTCGCAATGGTTATTGCGATTGTTGCTGCTTTCTGGCCGCAGCTTTTTGCCCAGGAACCGGAACGAACAAAACAGCAATGA
- a CDS encoding acyltransferase family protein: protein MPSSPGTQNSQAQQVVPTVQRERLAWPDVAKGLSIVGVVVLHVCLDVPFGMETGLASINSLLDPLRMPLFFLVSGLFSGKVLRMTLWELFSKRLWFFIIPFVFWMPVEKALKYWQWSYSYDKPMPTFEEGYARIFFNGESMYWFLHALVVFNLVLWATKKLPRPVAVAASFAPLLILPAEVEILFIGKMVQYLPVFIIGCYFSESIRAFAAAPNPWTQPRRIVFAAGSYIVGYAAFASWYFLVETGRTGDIAWPFLGGEVVTPASQWIVVRMVGQLLMLPVAILAAYGLSKIPFVSQCLQFLGRHTLFIYIGHPIALTLFYHFPVSVLWNLEISPESTVLWGHTTTWITYGLCVSALGGLGMWLLSRVPVVGSTLTPPAIYTLPDRLRRFVA, encoded by the coding sequence GTGCCGTCTTCGCCAGGAACCCAGAATTCTCAAGCGCAGCAGGTTGTACCGACTGTGCAGCGTGAGCGCCTAGCTTGGCCAGATGTTGCAAAGGGCCTCTCCATTGTCGGTGTTGTTGTCCTGCATGTTTGCTTGGACGTTCCATTCGGTATGGAAACGGGGCTGGCCTCTATAAACAGCCTTCTTGACCCATTGCGGATGCCGCTGTTTTTCCTGGTTTCCGGCCTTTTTTCCGGCAAAGTGCTCAGGATGACATTGTGGGAGCTTTTCAGTAAGAGACTCTGGTTCTTTATTATTCCCTTCGTTTTCTGGATGCCCGTCGAGAAGGCGCTGAAGTACTGGCAGTGGTCCTATTCCTACGACAAGCCAATGCCCACATTCGAAGAGGGGTACGCGCGTATCTTTTTCAATGGGGAATCGATGTATTGGTTCCTTCACGCCCTTGTGGTGTTTAACTTGGTCCTGTGGGCTACGAAAAAGTTACCGCGGCCGGTGGCTGTTGCCGCTAGCTTTGCGCCACTGCTCATTCTTCCTGCTGAGGTTGAGATTCTCTTTATCGGAAAGATGGTGCAGTACCTGCCGGTATTCATTATTGGCTGCTATTTCTCCGAATCGATCCGCGCTTTTGCGGCTGCACCGAATCCTTGGACGCAGCCCCGCCGTATCGTCTTTGCAGCGGGAAGCTACATCGTGGGTTATGCGGCTTTCGCCAGCTGGTACTTCCTCGTCGAGACTGGGCGGACTGGAGACATTGCGTGGCCATTCCTGGGTGGGGAGGTAGTTACTCCGGCTTCACAGTGGATTGTCGTGCGGATGGTCGGGCAGTTGCTGATGCTTCCGGTAGCGATTCTGGCTGCGTATGGCCTATCTAAAATTCCGTTCGTTTCCCAGTGTTTGCAGTTCTTGGGCCGGCATACGCTTTTTATCTATATTGGCCACCCGATTGCGCTGACCTTGTTCTACCACTTCCCGGTGAGCGTGCTGTGGAATCTGGAAATTAGCCCAGAGAGTACTGTTCTATGGGGGCATACCACGACGTGGATTACGTATGGGCTTTGTGTCAGTGCCCTTGGTGGTCTGGGCATGTGGTTGCTGAGCCGTGTGCCTGTTGTGGGGTCGACGTTGACCCCTCCGGCCATTTACACGCTGCCGGATCGTCTTCGTAGGTTTGTGGCGTAG
- a CDS encoding C40 family peptidase codes for MAHTKARGPRSGGERRKAILRRRLTTLMAPVLACGCLAIPGAGADDIDRLIAEMDEASRHAAALNEEVKGLEVEVEAKQHDMDSAKGRAHDAKVRADEALAAENNYRSEINKIAASKYRGTVKNPAVATLGASNPQNALDRAAYLATLSRDAEAVAESLSNATAQAAREHDEATRAAAAAEFQRNELNHTLDRLRKESDELHQRTEDIVRQVEALDAVSRARWESKNGPIAADLAGVVGSESGMAAVGAAMSKLGSPYGWGSAGPSAFDCSGLMVWAYQQQGKSIPRTSQAQMAGGIPVSRGELQPGDIVGYYPGATHVGMYIGNGQLVHASDYGIPVQVVPVDSMPWYGAVRY; via the coding sequence ATGGCTCATACCAAAGCGCGAGGACCTCGGTCCGGAGGTGAGCGTCGTAAAGCGATCTTGCGGCGCCGTTTAACTACCTTGATGGCCCCGGTTCTTGCGTGTGGATGCTTAGCAATCCCTGGAGCTGGGGCAGACGATATTGATCGGCTGATTGCTGAGATGGATGAAGCTTCCCGCCATGCCGCCGCCCTGAATGAAGAGGTGAAAGGCCTCGAAGTCGAAGTTGAGGCTAAGCAGCACGACATGGACTCCGCAAAAGGGCGCGCACACGACGCAAAGGTGCGTGCTGACGAAGCCTTGGCGGCGGAAAATAACTACCGCTCGGAGATTAACAAGATTGCTGCTTCTAAGTACCGGGGTACGGTCAAGAATCCAGCTGTTGCCACGTTAGGGGCAAGCAACCCGCAGAATGCCCTCGACCGTGCTGCCTATCTTGCGACGCTATCTCGCGACGCTGAGGCCGTGGCTGAATCGCTATCCAACGCAACTGCCCAGGCTGCTCGGGAACATGACGAGGCTACCCGCGCTGCGGCCGCAGCTGAGTTTCAGCGTAACGAGCTCAATCACACCCTTGATCGGCTGCGCAAAGAATCGGATGAATTACACCAGCGGACAGAAGATATTGTCCGTCAGGTAGAGGCTTTGGACGCAGTGTCGCGAGCTAGGTGGGAATCCAAGAATGGGCCTATCGCTGCAGATCTTGCCGGTGTTGTGGGATCCGAATCGGGTATGGCTGCTGTAGGTGCGGCGATGTCCAAACTCGGTTCTCCGTACGGGTGGGGTTCCGCTGGTCCTAGTGCTTTCGACTGCTCAGGGTTGATGGTGTGGGCATACCAGCAGCAGGGTAAGTCTATCCCGCGTACCTCGCAGGCGCAGATGGCGGGAGGCATTCCAGTTAGCCGTGGAGAGCTGCAGCCTGGCGATATCGTCGGCTACTATCCTGGAGCGACACATGTTGGTATGTATATCGGCAACGGCCAGTTAGTGCATGCTTCCGATTATGGGATTCCTGTCCAGGTCGTTCCGGTAGATTCGATGCCATGGTACGGAGCAGTGCGCTACTAG
- a CDS encoding ROK family protein produces the protein MSVSAPTQSDLAIGFDIGGTNMRAGVVTSAGHIIDSVTVPSPRTSEGMTAGIVSAVETLREKHDICGVGVAIAGFLDSTCTTVRFAPHLPWRDAPVHSILQDALQLPVRLEHDANSAAWGEYRFGTAQGVGTWVLFAVGTGIGATIMHGGEIFRGAYGTAPEFGHLTVVPGGRPCPCGKLGCLERYCSGTALVSSAVDIVHKRHFPGSEFAAQVRRDPTKVTGKCVMQAARSGDDAALAVVEDFAQWLGVGLSIVADVIDPELIVIGGGVSSDADLYLPDATSQFASSIVGTGYRPLARIEVAQLGPDAGMIGVADLARDTARA, from the coding sequence ATGAGTGTGAGCGCACCGACTCAAAGTGATTTGGCGATTGGGTTCGACATCGGCGGCACGAACATGCGTGCCGGCGTCGTGACCTCAGCCGGCCACATCATTGATTCCGTGACGGTGCCATCGCCGCGCACTTCCGAAGGCATGACAGCCGGCATCGTTTCGGCCGTGGAAACCTTGCGTGAAAAGCATGACATCTGCGGTGTCGGTGTTGCGATCGCTGGCTTCTTAGATTCCACGTGCACCACGGTGCGGTTTGCTCCACATCTGCCGTGGCGCGATGCCCCCGTGCATTCGATTTTGCAAGATGCGCTTCAACTGCCAGTCCGGCTTGAGCATGACGCCAACTCTGCTGCCTGGGGTGAGTACCGTTTCGGTACTGCGCAAGGTGTGGGCACCTGGGTCCTTTTTGCCGTGGGTACTGGCATTGGCGCAACCATCATGCATGGTGGGGAGATTTTTCGGGGAGCATACGGTACTGCCCCCGAGTTCGGTCATCTCACCGTGGTTCCTGGTGGGCGACCGTGCCCATGCGGAAAATTGGGCTGCCTTGAGCGCTACTGTTCTGGCACCGCTTTGGTCTCGAGCGCCGTAGATATTGTGCACAAGCGTCATTTCCCGGGGAGTGAATTCGCCGCCCAGGTACGCCGCGACCCGACGAAAGTAACGGGCAAGTGCGTCATGCAGGCAGCCCGTAGCGGGGATGATGCAGCTCTAGCTGTTGTTGAAGATTTTGCGCAATGGCTCGGGGTAGGTCTATCTATCGTCGCTGATGTGATTGATCCCGAACTGATCGTCATTGGAGGTGGTGTGTCGTCTGACGCTGACTTGTACCTCCCAGACGCTACATCACAATTTGCCTCCAGTATTGTGGGAACTGGATATCGGCCCTTGGCGCGCATCGAAGTGGCGCAACTTGGACCCGATGCTGGAATGATTGGTGTAGCGGATTTAGCTCGCGACACCGCCCGAGCTTAA
- a CDS encoding C40 family peptidase — MAKHRRQENTTARRLATASALAVSATVVAPAVAEAAPVVVPGTGISAEVPGVENIPGIASVPGVEQWIPSLSSQGAAQNFGANVNVPGQVSPMSSAPAQNIGEQIVNIARGKIGAPYVYGAAGPSAFDCSGFTSWVYSQVGKAIPRTSQAQVGGGTKVGYNDLQPGDIVAFYGGASHVGIYIGNGRIIDALNSNAPVAERPLSLMPFHSAVRY, encoded by the coding sequence ATGGCTAAGCACCGCCGTCAAGAGAACACGACCGCACGTCGTCTCGCAACTGCATCCGCACTTGCTGTGAGTGCAACTGTTGTCGCCCCAGCTGTGGCTGAGGCTGCACCGGTCGTTGTTCCCGGAACCGGTATTTCCGCAGAAGTTCCAGGCGTGGAAAACATTCCTGGCATCGCTTCTGTGCCTGGTGTCGAGCAGTGGATTCCATCCCTGTCTTCCCAGGGTGCTGCTCAAAACTTTGGAGCGAACGTCAATGTTCCTGGACAGGTTAGCCCTATGTCCTCGGCGCCTGCACAGAACATTGGTGAGCAGATTGTAAACATTGCTCGTGGCAAAATTGGCGCCCCGTACGTGTACGGCGCGGCTGGCCCTAGCGCATTCGACTGCTCTGGCTTCACCTCCTGGGTTTACTCTCAGGTTGGCAAGGCTATCCCACGCACCTCGCAGGCTCAGGTTGGCGGTGGCACCAAGGTTGGCTATAACGACCTTCAGCCGGGCGATATCGTCGCTTTCTACGGTGGCGCATCCCATGTTGGCATCTACATCGGCAATGGCCGAATCATCGATGCGTTGAACTCTAATGCGCCAGTGGCGGAGCGTCCATTGTCGCTCATGCCTTTCCACTCTGCAGTGCGTTACTAG
- a CDS encoding polyadenylate-specific 3'-exoribonuclease AS: MRFFYDTEFIEDGRTIDLVSIGVVSEDGREYYAVSTDFDGRKANPWVRENVLNKLPSPSDPVWKSREQIREELLDFFTAAGEPVELWAWVGAYDHVVLAQLWGDMSHMPRQLPHYTNELKQLWVHAGKPRLPKPPKGNHDALVDAKFNITRFKICLEHLALDEESMARTPW, from the coding sequence GTGCGATTCTTCTATGACACGGAATTTATAGAAGACGGCCGCACCATCGATCTCGTATCGATTGGTGTTGTGTCCGAAGATGGCCGCGAATATTACGCAGTATCCACGGATTTTGATGGTCGTAAGGCTAACCCTTGGGTGCGCGAGAACGTGCTGAACAAGCTACCCAGTCCGAGTGACCCTGTGTGGAAGAGCCGCGAGCAGATCCGCGAAGAGCTCCTGGATTTTTTTACTGCTGCAGGCGAACCGGTGGAGTTGTGGGCGTGGGTCGGTGCGTACGACCATGTAGTTTTAGCGCAATTGTGGGGCGATATGTCTCACATGCCAAGACAACTTCCGCATTACACGAATGAATTAAAACAGCTGTGGGTGCATGCTGGGAAGCCGCGCCTCCCCAAGCCGCCCAAGGGGAATCATGACGCGCTTGTCGACGCCAAGTTCAACATCACACGCTTCAAAATATGCCTAGAGCATCTCGCTCTCGACGAAGAATCGATGGCACGCACGCCCTGGTAG
- a CDS encoding class II 3-deoxy-7-phosphoheptulonate synthase — translation MSWTVDIPKEILPDLPPLPDGIQEKWEDVLSRDAKQQPSWDRAEADNVRKILESVPPVVVAPEIYKLKKQLADVANGEAFLLQGGDCAETFESNTEPHIRANIKTLLQMAVVLTYGASTPVIKLARIAGQYAKPRSADRESSGLLSYRGDIVNGVEPTEEARRHDPARMVRAYANAAAAMNLVRSLTSSGTADLYNVTEWNRQFVASSAAGARYEALAKEIERGLKFMQACQVDDTSLRTADVYCSHEALLVDYERAMLRLGKNEHGETALFDLSAHQLWIGERTRDLDDFHINFAALIANPVGIKIGPTTTAEQAVAYADKIDPNYEPGRLTFVSRMGYDKVREVLPGIVRAVEDSGHKVVWQCDPMHGNTFTASNGYKTRHFDKIIDEVQGFFEVHRALGTHPGGLHIELTGEDVTECLGGAQDITDIDLPGRYESAVDPRLNTQQSLELAFLVAEMLRR, via the coding sequence ATGAGCTGGACTGTAGACATACCTAAGGAAATTCTTCCTGATTTGCCACCTCTCCCGGACGGCATCCAGGAAAAGTGGGAAGACGTGCTCTCCCGTGACGCGAAACAACAGCCGTCGTGGGACCGCGCCGAAGCTGACAACGTGCGCAAGATTTTGGAATCTGTGCCCCCAGTTGTTGTCGCCCCCGAGATTTACAAGCTGAAGAAGCAGCTTGCCGACGTCGCCAACGGCGAAGCTTTCCTCCTGCAGGGTGGGGACTGTGCGGAAACCTTTGAATCCAACACTGAGCCACACATCCGCGCAAACATTAAGACCTTGCTGCAGATGGCCGTCGTGTTGACATACGGAGCATCGACGCCGGTCATTAAACTAGCCCGTATCGCAGGCCAATACGCTAAGCCTCGTTCTGCTGACCGTGAATCCAGCGGCCTGCTGAGCTACCGTGGCGACATTGTCAACGGTGTTGAACCCACCGAAGAAGCACGCCGCCACGACCCTGCTCGTATGGTCCGCGCATACGCAAACGCGGCCGCTGCGATGAACCTCGTGCGCTCACTGACCTCCTCGGGTACCGCTGATCTGTACAACGTTACTGAGTGGAACCGGCAGTTCGTGGCCTCATCTGCTGCAGGTGCCCGCTACGAAGCGCTAGCGAAGGAAATCGAACGGGGCCTTAAGTTCATGCAAGCCTGCCAGGTGGACGATACTTCCCTGCGCACGGCTGACGTGTACTGCTCTCACGAGGCGCTGTTGGTTGATTACGAGCGCGCCATGCTTCGCCTGGGCAAGAATGAGCACGGTGAAACCGCGCTCTTTGATTTGTCAGCCCACCAGCTGTGGATCGGCGAACGTACCCGTGACTTGGATGATTTCCACATCAACTTCGCAGCTCTGATCGCCAACCCAGTGGGCATTAAGATTGGCCCAACGACCACAGCCGAACAAGCAGTGGCCTACGCGGACAAGATTGATCCCAACTACGAGCCGGGCCGCCTCACCTTCGTTTCCCGCATGGGCTACGACAAGGTTCGCGAAGTGCTTCCGGGTATCGTGCGCGCCGTTGAGGATTCCGGGCACAAGGTTGTCTGGCAGTGTGACCCAATGCACGGCAATACCTTCACCGCCTCGAACGGCTACAAGACCCGCCACTTCGACAAGATTATTGACGAAGTCCAGGGCTTCTTCGAAGTACACCGCGCATTGGGCACCCACCCGGGCGGTTTGCACATCGAACTCACCGGTGAAGACGTCACTGAGTGCCTCGGTGGTGCTCAGGACATCACCGACATCGACCTTCCAGGTCGTTACGAGTCGGCAGTCGACCCGCGTCTGAACACCCAGCAGTCGCTTGAATTGGCGTTCCTCGTGGCAGAGATGCTGCGACGCTAA